ATTCGCGAGCGCAACGGCTGAGCGGCTCGTCGTAAGATCGCAGCCGATCGTGATCATCGACTCCACGCCGGCATCCCGTGCGCGGGAGATCATCGCTTCGCGGTCCGATTCGTAACGCGCATCGTCGAGATGGGTATGCGTGTCGATCAGCATCGGGCGCATCCTACCATGGTTGGTGAGGTCGTGACGACTGCCGCCCCTCGCCCGCTTGACAAGTTTTT
The DNA window shown above is from Fimbriimonadaceae bacterium and carries:
- a CDS encoding TatD family hydrolase, which produces MRPMLIDTHTHLDDARYESDREAMISRARDAGVESMITIGCDLTTSRSAVALAN